In one window of Desulforhabdus amnigena DNA:
- a CDS encoding MgtC/SapB family protein, translating to MLLLENLEWSHPLRFCVALTLGLLVGMERERAELNRKQRFRAGVRTYAILSLFGFSCAWLFSLKVRLALPAGLLAVTVLVGMEYFAKIQAGRLGWTSEIAALLTFAVGALSLLADIWVPLAVGIVNLFLLSEKSELESYVERLDKAEFLAMIKFLLVTLIILPVLPDAEYTRFSLNPARTWEILIMVSSVGFVGYFLSKRFGSRLGLWFSGILGGIVSSTAVSVAVGRIAQKNPEQSGNALQASILAGSVMYLRLLALILIINPVFLPYLTWRFILLAAVGGLLSIRLIKGDTPASIDSITPSQNPFEIRPALLFALLFALLSMITKWVTWNFGSSGLLILSAVVGVTDIDPYVLSFVRGPSSVQPIMVSVILISTMSNTVFKGIYFGTLAKTARKETLIRYMIWALLHIPLILKAY from the coding sequence ATGTTGCTATTGGAAAATCTGGAATGGTCTCATCCTCTGCGGTTTTGTGTGGCGCTGACCCTCGGCCTTTTGGTGGGCATGGAGCGTGAAAGAGCCGAACTCAACCGGAAACAGAGGTTCCGGGCCGGCGTTCGTACCTATGCCATCCTCAGCCTGTTTGGTTTTTCCTGTGCCTGGCTGTTCAGTCTCAAGGTGCGGCTTGCCCTCCCGGCCGGACTTCTGGCCGTCACCGTCCTCGTGGGCATGGAATACTTCGCCAAGATCCAGGCGGGTCGGCTGGGTTGGACAAGTGAAATCGCGGCTCTTCTCACCTTTGCCGTCGGCGCCCTTTCTTTGCTTGCGGATATCTGGGTCCCTCTCGCTGTCGGAATTGTCAACCTCTTTCTGCTCTCGGAAAAATCGGAACTTGAAAGCTACGTCGAGAGGCTCGACAAGGCGGAATTTCTCGCCATGATCAAGTTCCTGCTTGTCACTCTAATCATCCTTCCCGTACTGCCCGATGCGGAATATACCAGGTTCAGCCTCAATCCTGCGCGTACCTGGGAGATCCTGATCATGGTCTCTTCAGTGGGATTTGTGGGGTATTTTCTTTCAAAAAGATTTGGCAGCAGGCTCGGGCTCTGGTTTTCCGGCATATTGGGAGGAATTGTCTCCAGCACCGCTGTGAGTGTTGCTGTCGGCAGGATCGCTCAAAAGAATCCTGAGCAGAGCGGAAATGCCTTGCAGGCTTCCATCCTGGCCGGCAGTGTCATGTACCTGCGCCTCCTTGCCCTTATTTTGATCATCAATCCAGTTTTCCTTCCCTATCTTACCTGGAGATTCATTCTGCTGGCTGCCGTGGGAGGTTTGCTCTCCATTCGGCTGATCAAGGGAGATACACCGGCGTCGATCGATTCCATCACACCCTCGCAAAACCCCTTTGAAATCCGTCCCGCCTTGCTTTTTGCCCTCCTCTTCGCACTCTTGTCCATGATCACGAAATGGGTGACCTGGAATTTTGGAAGTTCCGGTTTGCTCATTCTTTCAGCGGTTGTCGGCGTGACCGACATCGATCCTTACGTCCTTTCTTTTGTCCGTGGCCCCTCGTCTGTACAACCCATCATGGTTTCGGTGATTCTCATCTCCACCATGAGCAACACCGTGTTCAAGGGGATTTACTTTGGAACGCTGGCGAAAACGGCGCGCAAAGAAACCCTGATTCGCTATATGATCTGGGCGTTGCTCCACATCCCATTGATTTTAAAGGCTTATTGA
- a CDS encoding methylenetetrahydrofolate reductase — protein sequence MSVQSNLERVLNEGTFAVTGELGPKRGVDTVHLREMAQLIKPYCDAFNITDNQTAVVRMSSIATGIMLKQMEMDPVIQIVTRDRNRLAIQADVLGAAAFGVMNVLALSGDHQTMGNHPGAKNVYDLDSMQLIQCLVGLREGRFMNGEELETDPPHLFVGAAINPFGHPMEFRVTRLAKKIKAGAQFVQSQPVYAMDIFKKYMEDVRNRGLHEKCHIMAGIIPIKSIGMAKYMRDKVAGVIVPNEKVERLQKAADTVSDKKERIIKVREEAVNMAVEEIHQCMEIPGVHGVHIMAVAWEEIIPEVLKKAGLDKERPKYKS from the coding sequence ATGTCGGTGCAGAGTAATCTCGAACGAGTCCTGAACGAAGGCACTTTTGCCGTCACCGGTGAACTGGGCCCCAAGCGGGGCGTGGACACCGTGCACCTGCGGGAGATGGCACAGCTCATCAAGCCCTATTGCGACGCCTTCAATATAACGGACAACCAGACGGCGGTAGTGCGCATGTCCTCCATTGCCACGGGAATCATGCTCAAACAAATGGAAATGGACCCGGTCATCCAGATCGTCACCCGGGACCGGAACCGCCTGGCCATCCAGGCCGACGTGCTGGGCGCGGCCGCTTTCGGCGTCATGAACGTCCTGGCCCTCTCCGGCGACCATCAGACCATGGGCAACCATCCCGGGGCAAAGAATGTCTACGATCTCGATTCGATGCAGCTCATCCAATGCCTGGTGGGGTTGCGTGAAGGTCGTTTCATGAACGGTGAGGAACTGGAAACCGACCCACCGCACCTCTTCGTCGGCGCGGCGATCAACCCGTTCGGACACCCCATGGAATTTCGCGTCACCAGGCTGGCCAAGAAGATCAAGGCCGGGGCGCAGTTTGTCCAGAGCCAGCCGGTTTACGCCATGGATATCTTCAAAAAGTACATGGAAGACGTGAGAAACCGCGGTCTCCATGAGAAGTGCCATATCATGGCCGGCATCATCCCCATCAAGAGCATCGGCATGGCCAAGTACATGCGGGACAAGGTCGCCGGCGTGATCGTACCCAATGAGAAGGTCGAGCGGCTGCAAAAGGCGGCCGATACGGTTTCCGACAAGAAAGAGCGGATCATCAAGGTCCGTGAAGAAGCCGTGAACATGGCCGTGGAAGAGATCCACCAGTGCATGGAGATTCCAGGCGTCCACGGCGTTCACATCATGGCCGTCGCCTGGGAAGAAATTATCCCCGAGGTGCTCAAGAAGGCCGGCCTGGACAAAGAACGGCCCAAGTACAAGAGTTAA
- a CDS encoding methylenetetrahydrofolate reductase C-terminal domain-containing protein, with translation MIVGQQKPLEEIWEMIKGYKKVLVFGCNTCVAVCHEGGNKEAEILASMLRMKATQEGVDIEIKNGGIERQCEHEYFVSAAEQIDWADAVLSIACGAGVQFTNEKWPEKVVLPGLNTTFIGVVDEPGMFTERCLMCGDCVLHLTGGICPIARCSKSLLNGPCGGSENGKCEVRPDIACGWQLIYDRLKAQGRLELLDEVIPAKNWVSARDGGPRKLVQDHLLKKEAADVGAE, from the coding sequence AAGAAATATGGGAAATGATCAAGGGCTACAAAAAGGTCCTGGTCTTCGGATGCAATACCTGCGTGGCGGTTTGCCACGAGGGCGGCAATAAGGAAGCGGAAATTCTGGCCTCGATGTTGCGCATGAAGGCCACTCAGGAAGGCGTGGACATAGAGATCAAGAACGGCGGCATCGAGCGGCAGTGCGAGCACGAATATTTCGTTTCCGCGGCCGAGCAAATCGACTGGGCCGACGCGGTGCTCTCCATCGCCTGCGGCGCCGGAGTTCAGTTTACCAATGAAAAGTGGCCGGAAAAGGTCGTCCTTCCGGGTTTGAACACCACCTTTATCGGCGTGGTGGATGAACCGGGGATGTTCACGGAGCGCTGCCTCATGTGCGGCGACTGTGTCCTGCATCTCACCGGGGGCATCTGCCCCATTGCCCGCTGTTCCAAGTCCCTCCTCAACGGGCCGTGCGGCGGCAGTGAAAACGGCAAGTGCGAAGTGCGGCCGGATATCGCCTGCGGTTGGCAGCTGATCTATGACCGGCTCAAGGCCCAGGGGCGGCTCGAGTTGCTCGATGAGGTCATTCCGGCCAAGAACTGGGTCAGTGCCCGTGACGGCGGACCACGCAAACTGGTCCAGGATCATCTGTTGAAGAAGGAGGCGGCCGATGTCGGTGCAGAGTAA